agtggtaatgggaggtaatgggtaacatttttatagtctttggtatgactcggccggggtattGTTACTCTGCACTTTTGTAAGCAATGTACAACTTGacctctgcctacatgttcaatattgaagtgcaactttATTTGTCAATgctttatttagctattttatttattgttatgatTGTGTATATTTGAGCCCCCCCACACCCATCCCCTCCttaagatatattttttaattaattaattttattatatcagtgcaaaattttgctaacagacaaagtatgttgtaatgttaatatttgtttgttctgtttaacttggagatttaaaCCTTTTCATTTCGATTAAgttgaaatacacaagaaatacaagtttattgcatttgaaaggaaatacctgcattattattatgtattatcattgaatctatccgttgtggtgaagaaggagctgagccagaaggcaaagctctcgatttaccggtcgatctacgtttccatcctcacctatcgtcatgagctttgggtcatgatcgaaaggacaagatcaagggtacaagcggccgaaatgagtttcctccgccgggtagcggggctctcccttagagatagggtgagaagctctgttatccggggggagctcaaagtaaagccgctgctcctccacatcgaggggagccagatgaggtgattcgggcatctggtcaggatgccacccgaacgcctccctcgggaggtgtttcgggcacgtccgaccggtaggaggccacggggaaaacccaggacacgttgggaagactatgtctcccggctggcctgggaacgcctcgggatcccccgggaggagctggacgaagtggcaggggagagggaagtctgggcttccctgcttaggctgctgcccccgcgacctgacctcggataaagttaaaaagttaaagtaccaatgattgtcacacacacactaggtgtggcgaaattattctctgcatttgacccatcacccttgatcaccccctgggaggtgaggggagcagtgggcagcagcggtggccgcgcccgggaatcatttttggtgattgataagcgtaagaagatggatggatggatggatggatcattcaatcaatggttaatttggtctcgtAAAATTAATGGCAGtaatatcgtttatcggcaataacttgtaggtcaatatatcgtcaagcaaaatttgttatcggcccaggccttccgttggtgtgtcagcattctcGCAGTCATTACACAGTAGTAGAAGAGGGAGTATTCATCCACAAATTGGTGGTGTATCAGTTATACATTAGAGTGATTAGGTACATTTTTAgtttctcaaaatatttttttatgttaatgtttacaaactcgagGTATAATTCCGTGGAAAGacaaccaaatgatttaaatgagtagtagatatTACTTTTTTGTTGTGTTCTTCTATTGTTCTGATTGGAACATCCCTATTAGAAATCAAATATGGTTCATATAAAAAGCTGCACATTGTATATTTTAAATTGCACAAATTGGGAATATTTTGGATTTAATGAGACAAACAACAGCATTTGTTTTTCCCAGGATACTGAACTGCAATAGACATAAGTTCCCTGAGACTGTAGGACAAAATAATAATGTTTGTTTATGTTTAGGTGTTTACATCCTGATTGGAGCTGGAGCACTGATGATGGTCGTGGGATTTCTTGGATGTTGTGGTGCCATCCAGGAGTCTCCCTGCATGCTGGGACTGGTATGTATCTACTCCATAGTGTCTTGTTAGCCTACTTTAGCGAATGTGGTACTGAAACCCCCAGGCCTGTCGGTTTTCATCAATGTTTACTCAAAAGAGGGCCAAGGCCAGCGAGCTGGCTTACGTGTTCctattgttcacttcctgtgtggctCACTCCCGCCTCCGTCCGACTTTAATCGTCTTGTACTAAATCTCCAAGTAGGAAGGTTCTCGGTACCGTAAATTAGGTTCAGTTTCACTCAAACGACCTTCCTCGTTCATGCGTGCCATGCACACAAGCGTGTGCACGTGTCTGATGATTCTAACTCCCTTTTTTCTTCCTGTAGTTTTTCTTCTTCCTGCTTATAATCTTCGCCATTGAAGTCGCTGCTGGCATCTGGGGATTTTCCAACCAGAGCAAGGTAACACCCTGTGGTAAAGTCTGCACACATTCCAAGTTCTCATGCCACTAGAGCGAATTTGCCAAAATAAAAGGCAAAAGCTAAAATAAAAGATCAATGGGAATGTACTAATCATTTGTCTGCTGGTGTGGCAGGTGGTGGATGACATTACTACATTCTACATTCAGACCTACAACAACTACAAGACCACGGGTGATGAGCGTCTCAGGGAGACCCTGCGAGTGATTCAAACTGGCGTGAGTTTTATTCCAATACATTTAAATTTGGTACAAGTACtccaaagcaggggtgtccaaaccccgGCCCAcaggccaaatgtggcccgccgACATCTTAATTTTGTCCCGCGAGGCGACAGCATGAATTCATTTTCAATAAACAACCTGGCTGTGCattcatattaaatttaaataccAAGGGGTCTGACAGGTGGCAAATTCTCATCATCTTGTGTTCAATGTGAGAAACTAAGGTCAGTGACCATGATGTGTAATTGATCTACTTCACAAGCACAGCATGTACTttttatgacccaatccaaacaacctgtcgtagtcatggtgcagaaaaaatgaATCAACCAGCaccaaaagtcaacacacatggtcacacataccaCAACCTGCTCacagaactttgtggatattattaaaaaaaaaacgtcccatcaccataaaaaattctaaattacacccatttaaatccattgctaGGCATGCCGGGAaagatgcaaaacactctctccacacttatctatgttttacttttagctgcttgatatttctgattgattacaaagttttaaagaggttgtcacggaagaaAACAAGGTCGGAGTTTCACATACTCTTATTATTCAGTTATAATAAttgttaattatatatccattattttaataaacacacacacgtgtgtgtgtgtatgtatatatatatatatatatatatatatatatatatatatatatatatatatatatatatatatatatatattgtatgtatatacagtatatatataaacacaaatatatatgtacgtatacatatatatttgtatatgtatacaaaGTGTTGCAGTcctaatatgtacatatacatacacgcacatatatatgtatatacatatttatctgtatgtatatatatattaatgttcatgtatgtatatatatacacaggtaaaagccggtaaattagaatattttgaaaaacttgatttatttcagtaattgcattcaaaaggtgtaacttgtacattatatttattcattgcacacagactgatgcattcaaatgtttatttcatttaattttgatgatttgaagtggcaacaaatgaaaatccaaaattccgtgtgtcacaaaattagaatattacttaaggctaatacaaaaaagggatttttagaaatgttggccaactgaaaagtatgaaaatgaaaaatatgagcatgtacaatactcaatacttggttggagctccttttgcctcaattactgcgttaatgcggcgtggcatggagtcgatgagtttctggcactgctcaggtgttatgagagcccaggttgctctgatagtggccttcaactcttctgcgtttttgggtctggcattctgcatcttccttttcacaataccccacagattttctatggggctaaggtcaggggagttggcgggccaatttagaacagaaataccatggtccgtaaaccaggcacgggtagattttgcgctgtgtgcaggcgccgagtcctgttggaacttgaaatctccatctccatagagcaggtcagcagcaggaagcatgaagtgctctaaaacttgctggtagacggctgcgttgaccctggatctcaggaaacagagtggaccgacaccagcagatgacatggcaccccaaaccatcactgatggtggaaactttacactagacttcaggcaacgtggatcctgtgcctctcctgtcttcctccagactctgggaccttgatttccaaaggaaatgcaaaccaaaccaacccaaaccaaatattctaatttactggcttttacctgtatatatgcgtATGCtatcatatatatgtgtatatatataatatatataatatatatatatattatatatatatatatatatgtatatatatatatatgtttggccCGACtcataaatgtgtttaaaatgtgtcatacataattttttttacttttaacactcaaatctcaagatcaactacaggtctatttttatgtatttttttgtgttgttttatgccttttttgtcgtAGAAAACAGTTTGTATGTCATacacgcaaaatatgcaatattttccccccaaaaaatgttcaaagtgtgaaattattggagccttaaataggttaataattcatttaaatattgattttgattcattattattttttgagcaacaacagttttaaagaaaaaaacgttGTGTTATTAGTGTTTATTGCATTATATTTATTGCAACTAGTTCTTGTTACGTTTCACCTGTATGCTCTATTATGCAattgtttaatatttttgttttgtcatagtattttttagaatgtgccgtgggtcgTTAAAAATTAGCTTTGCGCCGCAAATAGACACCTCTGCACTAAACTTGTTTTCCCTGAAATAATTTTGCATTGTCATTCTAACCAAAATAAAGTTATAATACAAGCAAGAACTACAATCCTAATCAATCCAACATGTTGGTATAGCTCTATTGCTGAGAGATAATGACCTGGTGGAGCAGGAAGTCTCACAGCGGGGGGTCATCGATTTTCAAGAGGTCATGATCCACACTTCTAAGCTATAAATCCCAATACGACATAAGACATTTGATTTGTATGCATAGGGTGTAATAACTCGTGTTGCCTGGCAACACCACTGAGAAGACAGCATcaacaaatgaaataaaatgaatatgctttttttctattttatggtCACAGCTGAGCTGTTGCGGTCCAACTGGCACGGTAATGAACGCTGCCGAAGACACCTGTCCTCGAGGAGAGCTGCTTGAGGAGCTGATTACCAAGGTATGATCAGAACGGTGTGCTTCAAATCATGAGATCCACAGTGAAAAGATTGAACACTTGCTTAGTATGCTTTAACACTGCGAGAGATTGGCATAATTACATGTCAAAACACATAATGATGGTGTATGTTGGTTGTCACACACATTCCTCCAGCCTTCTCGCCACGGTTTCTATG
This is a stretch of genomic DNA from Nerophis lumbriciformis linkage group LG29, RoL_Nlum_v2.1, whole genome shotgun sequence. It encodes these proteins:
- the cd9a gene encoding CD9 molecule a isoform X2 is translated as MTGGIKCIKYLMFIFNLFFWLAGTAVFAIGLWLRLDPKTKGLFEGSDAPYVFYTGVYILIGAGALMMVVGFLGCCGAIQESPCMLGLFFFFLLIIFAIEVAAGIWGFSNQSKVVDDITTFYIQTYNNYKTTGDERLRETLRVIQTGLSCCGPTGTVMNAAEDTCPRGELLEELITKSCPDAIDEVFNSKLHIIGGVGITIGVVMVFGMIFSMLLCCAIRRSREVV
- the cd9a gene encoding CD9 molecule a isoform X1; the protein is MAALSGGEMCIKYLMFAFNLIFWLAGTAVFAIGLWLRLDPKTKGLFEGSDAPYVFYTGVYILIGAGALMMVVGFLGCCGAIQESPCMLGLFFFFLLIIFAIEVAAGIWGFSNQSKVVDDITTFYIQTYNNYKTTGDERLRETLRVIQTGLSCCGPTGTVMNAAEDTCPRGELLEELITKSCPDAIDEVFNSKLHIIGGVGITIGVVMVFGMIFSMLLCCAIRRSREVV